Genomic window (Apis cerana isolate GH-2021 linkage group LG1, AcerK_1.0, whole genome shotgun sequence):
aaatataacatacaatTGTACAGGAAGGTTCATCGTAAACGTTAGAATAATTTCCATGATTAacgagaatttgaaaaatgtccaaaatatgatttctatatattttttaaatacgaatataatcataaaaatttttttaagatctaaattttattaatcaatttaaaaatattgttattctttaggacattattttatcttaaaatttttttaagtaaatttacatatcaaagaagataaatataatatttataaatttttatcaaaaaacaaaattataattttatttttttctatatattattttattttataaaaaattaattttctaatatttctaatgaataatttacgaaatcaaaaacgaaattatttttaaaatgattaataaattcaatttgaagattttgaaaaaagattgtatttaattattttgtaaatattttgaatcatttaacatattttttcaaattctcgcaattaaagatattttaagattttacttttttatacatatgtgtgtatatatatatatatacacgtataattatacatacatacgtacCATTTCATCTCATTCAACAACAATAACTATAAACTATATGgtacatatatgtgtatttgCACATAGATTATTttctaacaattatttatgatcaattttttaaatacttaatatttaaccAATTATTTACCACATTGTTAATTCTCACAATTATAgagataattatcatttaacaaattaatatttctatataataaaatcattaaaaaaaaaagaataaaaataattttttattaaatgtataattttattaaaaataataatataaatatcgtgtaaaaatgtaatctaaacataatatatttataaaaaaattgaaaagaatctataaaaatattaaataattgtactatcaatattattatatattataatcttatttataatattattaaaaaataattataaaaggaaaaataatattataaaaaataattttaataactaaaataataataataataattaaaatatatgaaaattaattctgtatagtgatatattaaaaaataataaaaaatttaataaaaaattagaaactataatgtattttagtgtttttttttccttaacataatttatcacTATCACATTATATGTAACCTGTTTTCGaagtaaatcatttttattttaatcacaaattttaacgatgtaatattttaatttttcagatatttgtTACCCGAGAATCAGACTGTGCTAGGTATCGTATAGATAAAGCGTGGTTGCTTTTTAACAATGGACGAACGTTATCGGTAAACGTTTGAAATTCactactttttaatataacgttTTACACCTGATCGGTGATTACAATTCACGTATAGTCTACACAGCATATACGTCTAGTCGAACCAGACGTTGTGAGAGTATTCGAATAATCAAATAGAAACAATTGGATGTGATAATGTCTATGATGCAtcgtttatgtaaaatatatgtgtCAACTCTTTGTGATGtagaacaaatttatattctccatacttttttacaaaaacttgttaatgatataatttttaaattttttattaaatttcgagaTAATATAAAGATCTTACGAAGATcttgaaattgttaaaaataaataaatttctcaaagAGGTTAGATTggagtaaaatttttgaactaCATATTGacgtattatttcaatttagaagaaaataattataataatataaaaaataattatttataaaatatttttaatttatgaacagcgaataaatcatataatttttttatttaaacaaaatttttgaaataatagataGTTTACGTCTGTAAAGAGTTAAcacttttcaaaaatgaaattaaaattgagatatttattttcaagcaaagatgaaatatattttacaaatatttgatatctttaaattagaCAAAAAAAGTTGctattatatcgttatatcttcatctttattaactatttgtatttattttatattttatagattttgttTAATGTTCACGTAAGTAAGGTTAGACTTTTCACATTTGTGTTTCTTGTGAAATATTCctaaatttctaattgataaaagatcgtttttattaaatgttttattgaattaaggCTGttgttgaagaaatttttttttaataacaattacagCCTTACATTTACTAAACctagaataatattcattatttatttagtgaaTTTATCTAAGAAATTTCATGATGCCTGTAATATTTACAGGTTGGACCATTCGCaacatatttgtattttaggACACTTtaggaaaatttcaaaacaaaaatgtgctattttaaaaattagataagaatatatataatatactttgtgcgatttatttatctaaaataatgaaattattttttcattgcaCTTAACTGATTtgctataatattcaaaattcaatttaaaatctcttaaagattattctaaaaaattaataaaaaattgtaataattataaaataattataaaatataataaaataaaatttttataataatctttaaaaatattcagagaatattttaaataaaatacttttactacagacatattattattatattagcaaaaaaattaacaatgcattaaaagattaatataaggATCGAATGATTGAAAActcatttttaacataatttatagtaatataagacttttttttatagcaaataagattttttttaaatatttttaacaacatattaagaaaagatattttttcacaaaaatctAACAAATCTTGAAGCTTTGCCGTTCAAAGAGagcaaataattatcattaaacatTTGTATCGTAAAATCTAAGTGGGTGCGTTCGAGTTTCGTGTAGAACTGTACGTTCCCACGATAGAGTATTAGCAAAGATATACTTGGAACCGGGCACCGTGTAAAATCACAACCGCACTGTCCTAGACTGGCTCCGGTGGTGGATCTCCATTAACATTCTCTCTGGATTGGATCATCACCTCCGTTTGctcttttgttaaattttgttgTTCCTTGGTTAGGTTTAGATCTTCATCCGCGATAAAACTACGACGAACTGCGCCATTTGCAACTGAAGAAAAATCTGCGTTTCTTTGTTGAGTATCTCTCCAGGGAGTAGTAAGAATCTTTAATCTctgtaatttattacatatatatctatttatattatataaagtgataagaaaaaaagctgttttataattaaatatataattaaatttcataatttctacAAGCTCTAATTGTTAAATgcttttaatcattatatgcaTGTTTAAAGTAATTGATTACAGGTATCAttgttgtattatttttgtttattttcttgtttctttttcttttttcttttaattttagttacatgtatataatgtactgatcataattatcttatattttaaaatataaatattgttttagttTCTGagataacatattataattcttttacagATTCttcttagtttttttttcttaaacataTTCAAATCAGTATTGAAAggaatgtatttaaaaacaattgcaTGAAAATTAAGATACCTGAATAAAATTGCCGGGTGTGATGATGATCTTGTAAATTGCAATGCCGGGTATCATTGCAATTGAGGAAGTTGCAATTAACCAGCCTAATATATTTGCCCACACAGGGTATACGTAATCTTCGTAAGTCAGTGGTTCGTAACCCATTAAACCGTAAACGAtgataaactataataatattaataaattaatttataaaaatgattttattttttttatttttcacatatattctttaaaatgatttattatttttatttatattttattatttaataataataagactataatataattctaaattaaaaataatagaaaatattattcgatagtTTCTTAAGTTAGAAAtactttatgaataaaataaaagagaaaaagaagaagaacgataaaacacgaagaaaatataatgtaaatgtatataccacgtaatatttaatttatttattttattaatattctaatttaagaatttcttttttctacaaattcagataaaaaaactaaataaaaaaaatctcgataaattttatttttataccatAAGAAATATCGGAGCAACGAATTTCCAACAGACTCTCCAATAGATTCCTGGTGAAAATCCAAtcatatctttaatatctgCACAAAATCTGTCTGTTCCGTAGATCCAACTAATGGCGATCGCTTCCGCCAAAACTGCAAACAGCATCGAGTAGCCAGCTGCGTATCGGTCCAACAAGTGGAAGAAGTAAAAGCCACCctgtgtaaataaaaattaatataacgaatatatatttttaaagaaaaattaaataagaatttattttaattattttaataatatttttatgtttaatttttcttattataatttaattcaaatatttttattataggaaaaagaatgattgaattaaaaaatatttaattagattttgaaaatatatcattttataattatttttatgcgctgtttcattatttatattttatattttataaagcttTATAAATCACTTTACCTGAGAACATGAAGCTAAACCAACAAGGAAGTATAGCGTGAAAAGCGAAGCGACGaaaatttcacgattattCCCAATAATTGGGAATTCATCGCTAAGAGCAGTTATTATCGCTTCGGAACCTCCGAACTATAAGAAAAGATTTGATTatgctataatataatataatttatatagcaaTACATAATAGAAATGaagtttaatgttattaagaaaattattaaaaagtaacattatattaattttatttaatttttatttaattataaaagtattataatataaactaagCATAaagcttaatattaaatcatattactcattaaataaaagataaaaatagattcgTCTTCagaagaaatattgataacTTTCTtgggattaaaaaaatttataaattgtctcgtattttttataacagtaTTTTTGTTATGTGATTGGTTGAAATTGTATGAAAAGCTACGTAATATATACCGAGCTATCCAATCCTAATGTAAGCAACATCATGAAGAAGATGAGTGCCCAAAATGTTGATCCAGGCATAGTAGCGATGGCAGCAGGATAAACGATAAACACTAGACCAGGCCCTTCAGTTGCTACATCCTGAATGGACTTTCCGCTTGCTCGTGCCATGTACCCTAATACAGAAAATATCACAAAACCAGCAACGAAGGATGTTGCACTGTTTATCAAGCTGGTTAATAAAGCGTCCctggaaaaataaatgttgaacGCTTCAGAAaagtaagttttatatttattattatataattataaatatttggaattttttaattttgaaaataaaaaaatttttcatgataaatgaaaatagattgatctgaaaagtgaaattgtatcttttttttaatttaattttcatcaaagtATATTTGTTTGTAAGTATACATGCATTTCTTACTTGTAAACGTTGTTGTGATATTTGTTATAACTTGCATAAGCCAGAAGTACACCAAAACCTGGCCCAAGAGAGAAAAACACTTGCGTTGCTGCATCCACCCAGacctataaattaaaaattcttaacaaaaatttcattcaaatctaCTTCATCTATTTTATACTTTCGACGTTATAATCCatcatctaaatatttatcatatattttcatctttttttataatgtaaaactttctttttttctagtttaaaacaaaaatattatcatagaaTACACTTAAAGTATAaatctctatattttattgacaaataatttaataattattttctttttaatttcttttctttcaatctcAATCCTATTATATATCACATTCGTTTAGAaaacgttttattttcttcattctctctacaaaaaagattattctttctcataagaaaaaaaatgcacgATTCCTCtttctaaatcttttaaattttcgaaattaataaatttccctCGTCGttgtataaattctatttccacCAATCTCTGGTTTCAAGTTGGTATAGAAAAATGCATTTCACTCGCGAGTGAAGAGGGTCGAACGCGGCTCACCACTGGAACGAAAATCTAATGGTCATTATGACAGGTACACAGAGTTTCCATTTTCACCATAGTCGGTTAAACTCGGCACGTTTCACTCTATCCCCTATTTTTCTCGGGGACGATGtccgattcttcttttttttccttcctttcttcaacCCTCTTATTGCCGTTGCATTAACTTCTCGGATTTTTATTCCTCGCCATGACTGGTGTAAATGGCTATTTCATAACGTCTCGATTATCCACTGAAAGGCCATTCGTTAAATCCGACGAAATGGAGGAACAAGAGAAGTGAAAGTTTTAGTTTTTAGTGATATAGAAAAGGATGGAAACATGGtgattcgactttgtatttttCCTTGAAACTTAATTCGTAATtcgatacaattaatataaaaattgaaagaggaCGACACgttgattttttgataaaaaaaaaagtagtcataatttcaaagtttGTATTTACCATTATATAAGGAGTTTCTTTACCTCTGCTTTACTGATGGCGGAAAAATTCGGATTAAGGTAATAACGAATCCCTTCCAGACTTCCTGGCAACGTGACGCCTCGTATAAGTAGAATTAATAGAACAGCATAAGGAAATAGAGCAGTGAACCAAACTACctaacaaacaaataaattgttcCACTGTAATTTGatgaaacaataatttcaagtttttttttttttcatttttcactcgTTTCAATTTCAAGATGATGGTAATTGttggaagaattataaaagttttaaattaataatatgatcgAGACTTAAtatgtgataaatttttaataaaataatctttcttagAAAAATCCATAAACTTATGAATcgagatttatattaatatacaaattttacctTGCCAGAAGTAGAAATTCCCTTCCACAAGGAGAAGTAACAAATCAGATAGACCATCAGCAGGCATAATGCAATATCCCATTTAATTGTTCCAAGATCGTGTAAACCCTCGCTTTCGTGAAGTTCTAGAATAGCTCGGCTTTAAGTGAAATTATCgagttaattagaaattttatttttattaagtgaTATCCTATtgccatttaaaatattaaaattatcaaaaatttaatttgatatggaaataattaaaaataatatttcatttttaatttaaaatttcttaagtaataataaacttaatatcaaaataaatattgtaatataaatatatatataatggataaataagtatttgaaatatgtatatttaagcaaagaattattcttgaaatagCTAATCTTCTTACAATAGTAGTATGGGTAAATTTATGGTCAGACGTGGCGAGGTATTATATGGTTCTCTTTGAATATCATGAAAAACGttaaagaaatgtttattaaaaaaatatgcatgaaCAACACctaactatataaatttttaaatatttttatatatatatgtatgcacattaataagataatatttcttttatgctCATATTtgcaaaacttttataaatctgTTATACTTTTTTTGCATTGTTACTTggatttttttgaagaaattcattatatactCACTTGAAATATTCTTGAGCAGCGCTTGTGTACCACGTGCTATTGTATCCTTGATTCGAATTCCTATCCAAACGATCCTCGATTAGTGATGAATTGCCAGAGTACGTAGAGTCGAGAGTGTCGACAAAATGTGCATCGTCGAACgtgtaagaaatatttgtgtCAAATGTGCGACAATGTAAAGTGTTCCATGGATTATCGCAGGTAGTCCAAGGTAAAAGACTTGCGAACGAGGCGAAGAAGTACCTCAGCGCCCAGGCGATGATCacattataatagaaatcgaCGTAGAATGCAATTAATACCACTGCGTAGCCAATTCCTAcgcacaaataaaaaattatgcgtAAAAAGGTATTTGATTATgtcaagaaatttaatttaattcttggaaaataaaaaaaaaactaaattaaaaatcgacgaAAAACAGGCaaagataaaatgattaaattaaaaattaatcggaaATTTCCTTTTCCATAATACTTCCACAAATTTCCACCTAATTCTCAAACTAACGATGtaataaatgatgataaatttggaaatcaaaattgacacgattttattaattattaaaaaaaatttaagccAAATCTTTCACTCGCAAATATCAGAAGacctcctcttctctcccccctcttaattttcaagataataacttttaatctatatatattatataataagaaaaattcatttcaaaggattaaaaaaatctccaaGGACGTGTCCTTATGTCCTGGTTCCCAGCCGGAGAATATTCCATTATCCCGTGGGGAGGCCGTATCTTCACCGTCACGAATCAATTACGTCGTTCATCGATGCGGATCAAAAGGGAAAAAACGCGCGTAAgacaagagaaagagaaagagagagagagaaaaaatctgGTTCCATCGATCATCTCGCGGCAGGGAACGCCCGAGATTGAGATCGTCACGATCCAGGAAATCGGCGGAAATGGGGGACTACTTCTCGACTCTTCCATCCTCGGATTTTCCCGGATTTATACCGCGTTACATAATGGCACCGTAtggggaagaaaggaagaaaagaaaatataacgtCTAATGTCTAATGCACGGTTTCCGCTGAAGATGGCAGTAAAGTGCTTTGAAACGTTTTCCAGAAATGTTCCGAGAGGCAATCGGAATAGTAATTGGCCAGCAGTGCTGTTACCTCTATTGTTGATGAAGGTCTATTCGGTGAATGGTATCGAGTGGATGGGGGTATTTTAACGCGATTATTTCAAAGCtgggtaattttttttttgtagtatTGAATACAGTTATTGAAATTGTCTTCGAAAGAGGAGGATGTGTGTGATGTATTGTATTCtagaataattagaataaaatagtaaatattcattaatcttTCGTTTAATCAAAAAACGAATCATTCgaagataaaattctaatgagataaaaatgtttaggagagattttattaaaataaattttaataatattttaataatttctttagtgatatattcatagatatatttttatatagaatagagcatataattttgatatttttgtgattAACTTGTTATTAACTTACAGctgaaaaataatggaaatttgtCCACTTACCTTTTAAAAGTGGTACCAAACGACCCCAGCAAGTGATCGCACCTTTTCGATTGAACTGACCCAAGGCAAGCTCCATATAAAACAATGGAATACCTCCTACTACTAACATTATACAATATGGAACCAGGAAAGCGCCTGTGAACACAATTCACAACATTTATTTGTGAATTGtagtcattttttattaagaattaataaaaatttatttaaacaataccaaatataatataaaaacgtaacataaataaaagaataattttttttaattttttgaataacatTCAAATATTGATCAGATTAATGCATAATCTTTGACAATTGTGATAATGtatcttacaaaaatatatttcttaatattttcattattttaaaat
Coding sequences:
- the LOC107994910 gene encoding sodium-dependent dopamine transporter yields the protein MSSRVVKNAPKLNGSVDGRETWSGKVDFLLSVIGFAVDLANVWRFPYLCYKNGGGAFLVPYCIMLVVGGIPLFYMELALGQFNRKGAITCWGRLVPLLKGIGYAVVLIAFYVDFYYNVIIAWALRYFFASFASLLPWTTCDNPWNTLHCRTFDTNISYTFDDAHFVDTLDSTYSGNSSLIEDRLDRNSNQGYNSTWYTSAAQEYFNRAILELHESEGLHDLGTIKWDIALCLLMVYLICYFSLWKGISTSGKVVWFTALFPYAVLLILLIRGVTLPGSLEGIRYYLNPNFSAISKAEVWVDAATQVFFSLGPGFGVLLAYASYNKYHNNVYKDALLTSLINSATSFVAGFVIFSVLGYMARASGKSIQDVATEGPGLVFIVYPAAIATMPGSTFWALIFFMMLLTLGLDSSFGGSEAIITALSDEFPIIGNNREIFVASLFTLYFLVGLASCSQGGFYFFHLLDRYAAGYSMLFAVLAEAIAISWIYGTDRFCADIKDMIGFSPGIYWRVCWKFVAPIFLMFIIVYGLMGYEPLTYEDYVYPVWANILGWLIATSSIAMIPGIAIYKIIITPGNFIQRLKILTTPWRDTQQRNADFSSVANGAVRRSFIADEDLNLTKEQQNLTKEQTEVMIQSRENVNGDPPPEPV